The Alosa sapidissima isolate fAloSap1 chromosome 12, fAloSap1.pri, whole genome shotgun sequence nucleotide sequence gctgtctacatagctctaggcctacatagactgTATTTTGTCTGGTTCGACACAAGTAACATGTAGCTTCTGTTGGCCCTATTCTAGGGTTACTATGTAGCCACTCCTCCAGGTAGCCGTTACGCTGCTACATTTTAGATTATCATCGTTAACGTTACATCGTAGCACTAGCTAGCTGACGTCTGTAGCCTGCTACACCGCCCCCAAAATGTAGACACACTGACACTAGTTGACATTAGTTCATACCAATTATGAGGTCCACTCTTTAGGTATATGCCCAACCTAAACTTAGCGCTAGCGTTCTTGTCGTTTAGACATGATATGTCTTACTGAAGACAAACTTTAATAACATTAGTTGCGATTGCCAAGCTAGCAGCTGGCTAATTTGCGATGGAAGCTAGTGCTGAAATCAACTTACCTTTGGTGTAAATTGACCCATGACGGCCAGGATCTTCTCCTCCTGTGAGGTTAGGGGCTTCACTTCGGGCAAACCAGCCCCCGTCTTTGCTTGGTCCCTCCTTTGTAAGACCCCCCTGATCTTAGCATCACTTGCTAGAGAGGACCACTTTTTCTTTGTACTCTCCACCGTCCTCAGCATCCCACAAACCGCTGAGACAGAGTCCGCCACCTCTTTCCAGTGTCTATCTTTAGACTGCGACGTTACGGTCATTGAAAATTTACCGAACAATAAATGTTTCCTGTCTTCCACCGCCTGAACTAATGCCTCCAACTCGTCTTGGCTGAAATTAAAAGCCCTCCTCTTCTTATCAGCTGGACCTGCCATGACCGTAGCTTGCTGTTTCGTTTAGGCTTTCGTTAGGCTTTAACATTAACTTTTAAGCTCATTTGTCGTTACAGTTATGCGTTCTATCAGTGTCGTGCACATTCCAAGTGCAGAAAAAGACATAAACTGTTGATAGCCGTCGAAAAATCAGATTGATAGAACATTTAGGATTTTCCTAAATAAAGATAAGATAGGAAGCCACAGATAAGATAGGAAACGGACATTAGGTTAGGCACTGCTTCTGTAATAGGAAGTTAGGATTTTTCCTATCTTTGGTTTCCTAACTTAAATTAGGATGAGCAGTTAGGATTatttctgtaatgaggcccctggtgcacagccacctgttctcagaggctctagactcagagatggttgataaactaacctaacatattttttgctagaactagtagactaccacaaagttgctgaacatatgttatttcaggtttgtttgcaacaatatataagtttaaccaaagttcttagctgctagctagctagcgaacattcccattcactttccgtttactatgctaacgttagctagctagctagctagctcggttaacggggcaaaatgaaattattcattgcgtgtccgaaagagtgtttcattggcatcacacacaaacaatgactgtaaaatagtatacaaaattatatgtatatgttattattgcttattcagagaaaagtttatgttttgacacgcctatttaggagtccggaactagtgccatttcgttccattgatgaatcgtcttatgattcatcttagttaactatagaatctttggtaaaacataatggacaaagcgtcgtgtctgcagccagccagctgtcaatcatgggtgtaaacacgccctttttagatttgttaatataacattaaaaaaaataatttcagcgagaaaagaaaaattgtgtgtattgaagcatcttgaaaactattttttcgaataaaaagttgttgatacaaaaatagttttaggtgagaaaagtgacacggaaagttggctacttggccattgaaatacatggggatgggcggagttacacattgtactgcagccagccaccagggggctctggactaacgctcgcatcactcttaacagacggcacactgtccagttctatatatacagtctatggaggCGACAGATCGGCCTGACAGACGACTTTTAGCGGGTCGAAGTAGCTCTCGTGCGTGTCGTCTCTTCACGAGTGACTTGGCACTTACCGTCTTTCTAGTCTTCTCCTCTGAATATTTCTTCTTTTGGGCAATAGCGAGGTCTTTGCCTTGATGACAGACCAGCCTTTTCGACCCAACAAACATGAATGGGATTCCGGTGTAAGGAATGGCTGGCATACCCGATCCCCCTGTCCACTCACAGTATACACGGCTGACGTGCGAAGGTGCCCATTCTGTGTTGACAAGCACCGGCGGTGTTATTAAAAACCCGTAGCCTACTTGTACATCGTTTCTCAAACAAACTATGTAGCTTTACCTTTGTTATTGAAGTTACAGTCAACAGAAAGGGTTATGAACTTTGATCTCGACTCGTCCTCCACTCCCTGTACGAAAGTATTTAAGTCGGAGAGATTTTCAAAAGTCGTCATTTTGCTGATTTGCCGCGCTAGTGTTTTAAAAACTGAAGTGACAGCTACGACTAGAACGTCAGCTGAGGCGAAGCTGGAGCGTCATCGGTTGCTTAACAACGCAACAATCGGCATCTGCATCGAACGTTCGGAACGACCGCCCCTGTCCGTCCTGCTGATCCATTCTAGCATCAACCGCTAAGTAAGGGCAGAGCCATATATGGCTCtgagtaagggataatgtatagaacgccacaATAACgccacaataaactccccacggcGTCTATCGTTTTTCCAACCCAGTTTAGATTAACTTCCGCATGACACGGTGTTCGTTCGCATGGAAACAGAAATAGAGCGTTATAGCTGTCACTGGCTGCCACTCGCGGCTGTCATTAGAATTAGAGTTAGACACTGGCGGGATTTTCTCACATTTTTATGTTAGCCTGCATGgctatagagtggtgaagtcccgccccttccgtttgccttcatgggacctatctttcaaaaaaatttgaacgcagtctatggcgaaaaagaaattattttctggtcccggttgacttgtgccttgaattacccatatgatgtttgtcgattttaaagacaatttttcatgtaaagacatttgcagtttgtttcgtaactattgaattacaacattgtaaaagatcgtaattccaacgactacaaacccatcagtcgcgctagtgtaGCAGAACTACTTTTTCTctgcacttttttttattaaaacagtattttataaattaacaattaaaaacatttaaaaacccATTAAAACCAATAAGAATTAAAACCCCTTCCCCTTGTTCTCCGTGCCTGCCGTCACTTATGCATACATCTCCCAGAACTGTGCGCTTCTGGTGCCCGCCTCTCTCTGGTTACCTGTGCAGTGACGCGCACAGGGAAGTATTTTTATGAATGGCCAAGCggtagtggagagagagaagtcaatGGCGGTGGATGATACACGGGAGATGTTTTCGTTATTTAAAAGTTTTTGGAGTGATTGCACGTCTTAAAAATAGCCCCGTCTTCACGTCTGAAGATCCCCTAATGGATTTACCCGGACCGCGTTGCCTGACACTTCTCAAAAGAGGAGTCCAACGTTGTTTTGACGGAGCTGTATGGAATCTATCACTTCCAGAGAGGAACAGACAGCGCAGGAACTGGCGGGTTTGAAAGTTTGCCCTTGTCATGACCAAAAATGCCTGTTCAATGAAATGTTCATTGAAAACCCGGTCTCCCTGTTTCACCTAAAACGCAACCACCTCCAAATCCCTAACTTCCTCCCCCCGGCCAACCACAACTCTATTTTCCGTTTCTAaacctttttcctttttctcaatttTCCCCTTTCACCATTTCTTCGTATTTGTGACTGACTTTGAAAGCCTAAAAGTCTATGCGCTGCTGCGCGCTTGCTGGTTGACACATGAATGCAGTGAAATTTCCTTTTCCTTGTTTCGTCGACTTTTGACTGAAACTTATTCTGTTTTCTGTTGCTGAAGTGTTGGGTATTACCAATATTAACGAACATTTAGTGCAAGGCTCTAAATTaacattgtttattttatttctgttgCATTCACCGTTGGTGGAGATGTGTGCTGTGGGCTCTGGCTGCGCCCTTTATTCTTTCTGGTTGAAGCTTTTTGTTTGAAGGAAACTTGAAATTACCAACAGAACCTTTCTGCTTTTTCCTTGCTCAATACACTGATTACGAACTGATAAGAAATTGCCGAACTTTCGTCTCTTTTCTTTGCATACACGCACCCacgcacatacattcacacgcacacacaaaagtaaGCTGGCGTGATTGAAGGCCTTTTTTTCAGCCCGGTTTTA carries:
- the LOC121677670 gene encoding nuclear apoptosis-inducing factor 1-like — encoded protein: MAGPADKKRRAFNFSQDELEALVQAVEDRKHLLFGKFSMTVTSQSKDRHWKEVADSVSAVCGMLRTVESTKKKWSSLASDAKIRGVLQRRDQAKTGAGLPEVKPLTSQEEKILAVMGQFTPKALQPARRWDWMSCVSREVARCVSRHRLTLNREGSY